In Clostridium ljungdahlii DSM 13528, the genomic window TTCTTCAATTACATATTACCATAATAATGTACAACTTGAAAAGGACTTTTTTAAAAAAATCAAAAAATTTTTTTACGTAAATTACTACTGTTTAAGTACAGTATTTTAAAAATATCTATACTAGTTTGGTATATATTTAACAAACATATGGGAATTTAATCCAAATGCTAAATTAAACTATTCTGGAACTATTATGACTATCTTTGGTGAATTTTTAACAACTTTACTAGTAACAGAACCGACCATTCTAGCTAAACCCTTTTTAGTGGACTTAGTCATTATTATAATGTCGAAATTATCCTGGGAAGCTTTTTTTAATATTTCATCTCCAGCATATCCAAAATCAAAAAACTTGTTTACAGTATATCCCTGGAGTTCTTTTTCTGCCCTATCTAAAACAAGTTCCCCTGTTTCACGTGCTCTATCAACTTTATCTGTAATCACCATATCATTTACTATAACTATTTCTGAAATATTCATGAGTGTAACTTCTACTTCATCTTTCTTAAACATTTTTTTTAATAAGTCAAGAGAATGCATACTCCTGTCAGTTCCATCTAAAGGTATTAATATTTTAGTTTTTGCCATACCAAACACCTCTTTCTACATCTTAGTAAATATTTATATTTATGTTATTCTATATT contains:
- a CDS encoding universal stress protein, which gives rise to MAKTKILIPLDGTDRSMHSLDLLKKMFKKDEVEVTLMNISEIVIVNDMVITDKVDRARETGELVLDRAEKELQGYTVNKFFDFGYAGDEILKKASQDNFDIIIMTKSTKKGLARMVGSVTSKVVKNSPKIVIIVPE